The DNA window TTGGAAAGAATAGAGTTTTCCAATCCTCTTGCCTGGGAGCTATTTCTGGATCTGCTGACTCCCACTTTGACCGTCAGGTCTTTCTCCATTCTCTTGTCTCATTTTTTCCCctctctcttcttcctcttccttgaAAAAGAAGTTCGCTTCTTCAGGTGGTTGTTGTTGATCACCATAATAAAGACTACGGCTCTAATTTCACCAACCAGAACAGCAGAGAACGGGAATCTGTGTCGGATCAAGTGAAAAGAGAATGTTCCAGAAAGGTTGAAGCTGAATCGGCATCTGATTATGAAATGCCACTGCCATGCATATCTTCCAATGGTGTAGATATAGATGCCTCGAGAAGTGGTAGCAGCTCTGGCAGAGCCACCACAGCAGTGCATCACTCTCCTTCTCGCTGCCTCTCTGGCTATTCTCCCTTAATCTTTAATGATTCAGACACAGATAGGGAGAGGGATAGACGTGTTGGAGTTGGAAGTCGAGAATCTGTTGAAAGGAATGTTCGTTTTAGCAGAACATTTAAGTGTTGGAAGGCTTCGTGAGCGTGTTCTTCGCAGACCTTCCTTATCTAATTTCACATTGTGCCCTTTACAACAAAGTAGTCACCTCGGCAGTCAAACTCACGCATTTAGAGGAGACAGGGACACGAGACAATTTGCTACCTCGCCTTCCAAATCTACTTCCGTTTCCGGCTCCGCACATACTACCACCGTTCTATCCCACACCCCCGTTTTTAACATTCAGGGCCATGAAGTTGAAACTTCACAATCTAGAGAAGCCAGGCATCATGATTTACTCTAGCACAGATCCAATTTCCTTGAAAGGAGGAGAAGAATACGATCTCAGGTTTCTGATCTTCTGGCACCCGTGACCCAACTTCACAATCTAGAGAAGCCAGGTATCATGATTTACTCGAGCACAACTGTTAGGGCTAGTCTATACAGAATCGTTATGTTAGCTGAAGCTTTATTTGAggtaatttttatttcttatgt is part of the Gossypium hirsutum isolate 1008001.06 chromosome D11, Gossypium_hirsutum_v2.1, whole genome shotgun sequence genome and encodes:
- the LOC107943828 gene encoding uncharacterized protein, giving the protein MGSCGSKGSCRGGASSLSGGRKGISIGKNRVFQSSCLGAISGSADSHFDRQVVVVDHHNKDYGSNFTNQNSRERESVSDQVKRECSRKVEAESASDYEMPLPCISSNGVDIDASRSGSSSGRATTAVHHSPSRCLSGYSPLIFNDSDTDRERDRRVGVGSRESVERNVRFSRTFKCWKAS